From Chiloscyllium punctatum isolate Juve2018m chromosome 36, sChiPun1.3, whole genome shotgun sequence, the proteins below share one genomic window:
- the LOC140460911 gene encoding uncharacterized protein, with the protein MEKPEGSRLVEKPWKCGDCGKGFCVPSALEIHRRSHSGERPFSCPECGKAFSDSSNLQTHRRVHTGERPFPCPECGKAFSSSSTLLKHQQVHTGERPFSCPECSKGFTRTSTLLAHRRLHTGERPFSCPECRKTFTNSSSLLRHRRVHNGERPFICPECRKACSCFSDLLAHRQVHAGERPFSCPECGKGFTYASRLLTHRRVHTGERPFSCPECGKGFTQASNLLIHRRVHTGERPFNCPECGEGFTQASHLLTHRRVHSGERPFSCPECGKDFTQAATLQTHWRIHTRERPFSCPECGKAFSDSSDLLKHQRVHTGERPFPCAECGRRFACSSNLRRHQRGHQCSKQSDPPGDAAVGHSQD; encoded by the coding sequence atggagaaacccgaaGGATCCCGCCttgtggagaaaccgtggaaatgtggcgactgtgggaaaggtTTCTGTGTCCCATCTGCCCTGGAAATTCATCGTCGCAGTCACAGCGGGGAGAGACCattctcctgccctgagtgcgggaaggccttcagtgattcctccaaCCTCCAGACTCACCGGCGGGTTCatactggggagaggccgtttccatgccctgagtgcgggaaagcattcagcagttcctccaccctgctgaagcaccagcaggtccacacaggggagaggcccttcagctgcccagagtgtagCAAGGGCTTTACGCGGACCTCCACCCTGCTAGCCCACCGGCGgctccacaccggggagaggcccttcagctgccccgagtgcaggaagaCCTTCACCAATTCCTCCTCCCTCCTGaggcaccggcgggtccacaatggggagaggccattcatctgTCCGGAGTGTAGGAAAGCCTGCAGCTGTTTCTCTGACCTGCTGGCCCACCGGCAGGTCCACgctggggagagacccttcagctgccccgagtgcgggaagggctttacctaTGCCTCCAgactgctgacccaccggcgggtccacaccggggagaggccctttagctgccccgagtgcgggaagggttTTACCCAGGCCTCCAATCTACTGATCCatcggcgggtccacacgggagagaggccCTTCAATTGCCCTGAGTGCGGGGAGGGCTTTACCCAGGcttcccacctgctgacccaccggcgggtccacagcggggagaggcccttcagctgccccgaatgtgggaaggACTTTACCCAAGCTGCCACCCTGCAGACCCATTGGCGGatccacaccagggagaggccgttcagctgccctgagtgtggaaaagcattcagtgattcctctgacctgctgaagcaccagcgggttcacactggggagaggcccttcccctGCGCAGAATGCGGGCGCAGGTTTGCGTGTTCCAGCAACTTGCGGAGGCACCAGCGGGGGCATCAGTGCTCCAAACAATCAGATCCCCCTGGTGACGCTGCTGTGGGTCACTCCCAGGACTGA